The Schistocerca cancellata isolate TAMUIC-IGC-003103 chromosome 4, iqSchCanc2.1, whole genome shotgun sequence genome contains a region encoding:
- the LOC126183302 gene encoding uncharacterized protein K02A2.6-like: MKQLACRHCTWLGMDTQIEQIMSQCHACVENQFAQPQMFSTWPKSQSSWQCVHIDFAGSFWNTCWLIVVDFYSKFPFAVLVKSTTSHSTYQVLSSIVSFEDVPKLIVLDNGAGPTNAAVANAFYIVVWASGGGHVPFWMSSGGHFHQCTGQIVGYDWKYHVPCSHSFQSVSVSTLLPPPLFSCSIYNDSPSPWRGAM, translated from the coding sequence aTGAAACAGTTAGCATGTCGACACTGCACTTGgctgggtatggacacccaaatagaacagattatGTCACAGTGCCatgcatgtgtggaaaatcagtttgCTCAGCCACAAATGTTTTCTACTTGGCCTAAGTCACAATCATcatggcaatgtgtgcacatagattttgcgggatctttttggaacacttgttggttgattgtggtagacttttatagcaagtttccttttgctgtgctagTGAAATCAACAACGTCACATAGCACTTATCAGGTGTTGTCCTCAATTGTTTCCTTTGAAGATGTGCCTAAACTCATAGTGTTGGACAATGGAGCTGGACCCACAAATGCCGCAGTAGCTAACGCCTTCTATATTgtggtatgggcctcaggaggtggacacgTACCCTTCTGGATGTCTTCCGGGGGACATTTCCACCAGTGCACAGGCCAGATAGTGGGGTATGACTGGAAGTatcacgtcccctgcagccacagcttccagtccgtTAGTGTGTCCACCCTGCTGCCTCCCCCACTGTTTTCGTGCTCCATATACAATGACAGTCCATCACCTTGGCGGGGAGCAATGTAA